In the genome of Raphanus sativus cultivar WK10039 chromosome 4, ASM80110v3, whole genome shotgun sequence, one region contains:
- the LOC108853783 gene encoding serine/threonine protein phosphatase 2A 59 kDa regulatory subunit B' eta isoform — MWKQILSKLPKKSSSKSDHHKHGGPHSSSSSSHASTSKSSSHNNSHTKNAPPPPGGRSEGGNNHNKSGVFTPYEALPHFKDIPNSEKQNLFINKLNLCRLVFDFTDPTNNIKEKDIKRQTLLELVDYVNSANNGKFSQVSIQELVRMVSANIFRTLNPQPREINKVIDALDLEEEEPSMDLAWPHLHLVYELFLRFVASPETDTKLAKRYIDQSFLLRLLDLFDSEDPRERDCLKTILHRIYGKFMVHRPFIRKSINNIFYRFVFETEKHNGIAEFLEILGSIINGFALPLKDEHKVFLVRVLIPLHKPKCLQMYHQQLSYCIAQFVEKDCKLADTVVRGLLKYWPVTNSSKEVMFLNELEEVLEATQPPEFQRCMVPLFRQIARCLNSLHFQVAERALFLWNNNHIENLIMQSRKVILPIIFPALERNAQKHWNQAVHSLTLNVRKIFNDLDPELFKECLAKFKEDESKQVETDAKREATWKRLEEVGMRKAS; from the exons atgtGGAAACAGATTCTGAGTAAGCTTCCCAAAAAGTCTTCTTCTAAGAGCGATCATCATAAACACGGTGGTCCTCAttcctcttcttcatcctctcatGCTTCCACTTCCAAAAGCAGCAGTCACAATAACTCACACACCAAGAacgctcctcctcctccaggcGGGAGATCCGAAGGTGGAAACAACCACAACAAAAGTGGAGTCTTCACTCCTTATGAAGCATTACCTCATTTCAAAGACATTCCCAACTCCGAAAAGCAGAACCTCTTCATCAACAAGCTGAACTTGTGCCGTCTAGTCTTTGACTTCACTGATCCCACAAACAACATCAAGGAGAAAGACATCAAGAGGCAGACACTGCTCGAGCTTGTGGACTACGTGAACTCCGCTAACAACGGCAAGTTCAGCCAAGTCAGCATTCAAGAACTTGTCCGGATGGTCTCTGCCAACATATTCAGAACGCTAAACCCTCAGCCGCGTGAGATTAATAAAGTCATCGACGCCTTGGACCTTGAGGAGGAAGAGCCTTCCATGGATCTTGCCTGGCCTCACTTGCACCTCGTCTACGAGCTTTTCCTGAGGTTCGTTGCTTCCCCTGAGACTGACACCAAGCTCGCTAAAAGATACATAGACCAATCCTTTCTCCTCCGGTTACTCGATCTGTTTGACTCCGAGGatcctagagagagagattgtCTGAAAACCATCCTCCATCGGATCTACGGTAAATTCATGGTCCACCGTCCTTTCATCAGAaaatccataaacaacatcTTCTACCGGTTTGTTTTCGAGACAGAGAAACACAACGGAATCGCTGAGTTTCTTGAAATCTTGGGAAGTATCATCAACGGGTTTGCTCTTCCTTTGAAAGATGAGCACAAAGTGTTTCTCGTCCGTGTTCTGATACCTCTCCACAAACCCAAATGCTTGCAAATGTATCATCAGCAGTTGTCTTATTGTATCGCACAGTTTGTTGAAAAGGATTGCAAACTTGCTGATACGGTTGTTAGAGGGTTGCTCAAGTACTGGCCGGTGACAAACAGCTCCAAAGAAGTAATGTTTCTCAATGAGTTGGAGGAAGTGCTCGAAGCAACTCAACCACCAGAGTTCCAAAGGTGCATGGTCCCACTGTTTCGCCAAATAGCTCGATGCTTGAACAGTCTTCATTTTCAG GTTGCAGAGAGGGCTTTATTCTTATGGAACAACAATCACATAGAGAATCTGATAATGCAGAGCCGCAAAGTCATTCTTCCAATTATATTCCCTGCGTTGGAGAGAAACGCGCAGAAGCATTGGAACCAAGCTGTTCATAGCTTGACACTAAACGTGCGGAAGATATTTAACGACCTTGACCCTGAGCTGTTCAAGGAATGCCTTGCTAAGTTCAAAGAAGACGAATCAAAGCAAGTTGAAACCGATGCGAAACGTGAAGCCACTTGGAAGCGTTTGGAAGAAGTTGGAATGCGTAAGGCTTCGTGA